The following coding sequences lie in one Pseudarthrobacter phenanthrenivorans Sphe3 genomic window:
- a CDS encoding response regulator transcription factor, which yields MNKNGPEAKLLVVDDEPNIRELLSTSLRFAGFDVVSAANGRDALAAADAHAPDLAVLDVMLPDMDGFTVTRRLRASGKHFPVLFLTAKDDTEDKVTGLTVGGDDYVTKPFSLDEVVARIRAVLRRTQPLLDDDAVIRVDDLELDDDAHEVRRGGTVIELSPTEFKLLRYLMLNPNRVLSKSQILDHVWEYNFNGDASIVESYISYLRRKVDIDPDAPALIQTKRGVGYVLRTAEKR from the coding sequence ATGAACAAGAACGGTCCAGAAGCAAAGCTCCTCGTTGTTGACGACGAACCCAACATCCGCGAGCTGCTCTCCACGTCGCTGCGCTTTGCCGGCTTCGATGTGGTTTCCGCTGCCAACGGACGGGACGCCCTGGCCGCCGCGGACGCCCACGCCCCGGACCTTGCCGTGCTTGACGTCATGCTTCCGGACATGGACGGGTTCACCGTCACCCGCCGCCTCCGGGCCTCCGGTAAGCACTTCCCCGTACTGTTCCTGACGGCCAAGGACGACACAGAGGACAAAGTCACCGGCCTCACCGTCGGCGGCGACGACTACGTCACCAAGCCCTTCAGCCTGGACGAGGTGGTGGCGCGGATCAGGGCAGTCCTGCGCCGCACGCAGCCGCTGCTCGACGACGACGCAGTGATCCGCGTCGATGACCTGGAGCTCGACGACGATGCCCACGAAGTGCGGCGCGGGGGCACTGTGATCGAGTTGTCCCCCACCGAGTTCAAGCTGCTCCGGTACCTCATGCTCAACCCCAACCGCGTGCTGTCCAAGTCCCAGATACTGGACCACGTGTGGGAGTACAACTTCAACGGTGACGCCTCCATCGTGGAGTCGTACATCTCCTACCTGCGCCGCAAGGTGGACATCGATCCCGATGCCCCCGCCCTGATCCAGACCAAGCGCGGCGTGGGCTACGTGCTTCGGACGGCAGAAAAGCGCTGA
- a CDS encoding DUF427 domain-containing protein — protein sequence MQRTPTPVVPLPGQEAAWDYPRPPRVEAGSARIRIVLGGEVVLDSVDSVRVLETSHPPVYYLPRSAFAPGTLEPADGSSFCEFKGAAQYLTVRGGGKVAEAAAWFYPEPAQGYEALAGRVAVYPGRMDYCEVDGERVRPQAGGFYGGWITERVVGPFKGGTRNVALVRDRFRGRPGRIQVPSGSQRISRQLPESGSMMGT from the coding sequence ATGCAGCGCACCCCAACCCCCGTAGTCCCCCTGCCCGGCCAGGAAGCGGCGTGGGATTATCCCCGTCCCCCGCGCGTCGAGGCTGGCAGCGCGAGGATCCGGATCGTCCTGGGCGGGGAGGTGGTCCTGGACAGCGTGGATTCGGTCCGGGTCCTTGAAACCAGCCATCCCCCTGTCTACTACTTGCCCCGATCGGCCTTCGCTCCCGGAACCCTGGAACCTGCGGATGGAAGCAGTTTCTGCGAGTTCAAGGGTGCGGCGCAATACCTCACAGTGCGTGGCGGCGGAAAGGTTGCTGAGGCTGCGGCCTGGTTCTACCCGGAGCCGGCTCAAGGCTACGAAGCGCTGGCAGGCCGGGTGGCGGTGTACCCGGGAAGGATGGATTACTGCGAGGTGGACGGCGAGCGCGTCCGCCCCCAGGCCGGAGGCTTCTACGGAGGGTGGATCACAGAACGGGTGGTGGGTCCGTTCAAGGGGGGAACCAGGAACGTTGCACTGGTAAGGGACCGCTTCCGTGGCCGTCCCGGGCGGATTCAGGTCCCATCCGGTTCCCAACGAATATCCAGACAACTCCCAGAGTCTGGGAGCATGATGGGAACATGA
- a CDS encoding DNA repair helicase XPB, with amino-acid sequence MNDGPLIVQSDKTILLEVDHVLATEARHAIAPFAELERAPEHMHSYRLTPLGLWNARAAGLDAEKVLDTLLKYSRFPVPHSLLIDVEETMSRYGRLRLEKDPQHGLVMRTDDYPVLEEVIRAKKIQPLLGPRIDGETVVVHGSQRGQLKQLLLKIGWPAEDLAGYVDGTPHLIALNEDGWKLRPYQQMASDNFWAGGSGVVVLPCGAGKTLVGAAAMATGSTTTLILVTNTVAARQWKDELLKRTSLTEDEIGEYSGAVKEVRPVTIATYQVLTTKRGGLYPHLELVDGHDWGLIIYDEVHLLPAPIFRMTADLQARRRLGLTATLVREDGREGEVFSLIGPKRYDAPWKDIESQGYIAPADCVEVRVDLPKDERVAYAMADDADKYRLCSTSESKTQVVEQLVARHAGEQLLVIGQYIDQLDDLGERLQAPVIKGDTSVKVRQKLFDAFRAGHIQTLVVSKVANFSIDLPEASVAIQVSGSFGSRQEEAQRLGRLLRPKKDGRAARFYSLVARDTLDQEFAAKRQRFLAEQGYAYRIMDGKDVETAE; translated from the coding sequence GTGAACGACGGACCCCTGATCGTCCAGAGCGACAAAACCATCCTGCTCGAAGTGGACCATGTGCTCGCAACCGAAGCCCGGCATGCCATCGCTCCCTTCGCGGAACTGGAGCGCGCACCCGAGCACATGCACAGTTACCGGCTGACACCGCTGGGCCTCTGGAATGCCCGCGCTGCCGGGCTGGACGCGGAGAAGGTCCTGGATACGCTCCTGAAGTATTCGCGCTTCCCCGTACCCCATTCGCTCCTGATCGACGTCGAAGAAACCATGTCCAGGTACGGACGGCTGCGCCTTGAAAAAGACCCGCAACACGGCCTGGTCATGCGGACCGACGACTACCCCGTCCTGGAGGAAGTAATCCGCGCCAAGAAAATCCAGCCCCTGCTGGGGCCCCGGATCGACGGCGAAACCGTGGTGGTGCACGGCTCCCAGCGCGGACAGCTCAAGCAGCTCCTGCTGAAGATCGGCTGGCCGGCGGAAGACCTGGCGGGGTATGTGGACGGCACCCCGCACCTGATTGCCCTGAATGAGGACGGCTGGAAGCTGCGGCCGTACCAGCAGATGGCAAGCGATAATTTCTGGGCCGGAGGCAGCGGCGTTGTGGTGCTGCCCTGCGGTGCGGGCAAAACACTTGTGGGCGCCGCTGCCATGGCGACCGGCTCTACCACCACCCTGATCCTGGTGACCAACACCGTGGCCGCCCGGCAGTGGAAGGACGAGCTGCTCAAGCGCACCTCCCTCACCGAGGACGAGATCGGCGAGTACTCGGGTGCCGTGAAGGAAGTCCGGCCGGTGACCATCGCCACCTACCAGGTGCTGACCACCAAGCGCGGAGGACTGTACCCGCACCTGGAGCTGGTGGACGGGCACGACTGGGGCCTGATCATTTATGACGAGGTGCATCTCCTGCCGGCCCCGATCTTCCGGATGACCGCCGATCTGCAGGCACGCCGGCGGCTCGGCCTTACAGCAACGCTGGTCCGCGAGGACGGCCGCGAGGGCGAGGTCTTTTCCCTGATCGGGCCCAAACGCTATGACGCGCCCTGGAAGGACATCGAGTCCCAGGGCTATATCGCGCCTGCAGACTGCGTGGAGGTCCGGGTAGACCTGCCCAAGGATGAACGGGTGGCCTACGCCATGGCGGACGACGCCGACAAGTACCGGCTCTGCTCCACCTCCGAGTCCAAGACCCAGGTGGTTGAGCAGCTGGTGGCCCGGCACGCGGGCGAGCAGCTGCTGGTGATCGGGCAGTACATCGACCAGCTGGACGACCTCGGCGAGCGGCTGCAGGCCCCGGTGATCAAGGGCGACACTTCGGTCAAGGTGCGCCAGAAGCTCTTCGATGCGTTCCGCGCCGGGCACATCCAGACGCTGGTGGTCTCCAAGGTGGCCAACTTCTCCATCGACCTGCCGGAAGCCTCGGTGGCCATCCAGGTGTCTGGTTCCTTCGGCTCGCGGCAGGAGGAGGCGCAGCGGCTGGGCAGGCTCCTGCGGCCCAAGAAGGACGGCCGTGCAGCCCGGTTCTACTCGCTCGTGGCCCGTGACACCCTGGACCAGGAATTTGCGGCAAAGCGCCAGCGGTTCCTGGCCGAGCAGGGCTATGCCTACCGGATCATGGACGGCAAGGACGTGGAAACGGCTGAATAG
- a CDS encoding helicase-associated domain-containing protein yields MSLIRALSKELEARSDDSLRALFAARPDLISPTVPDFPALAARASARLSVQRALERLNRPQMQVLETLHLSTNTDTGHSASAAQLRKLISGSSAATVERLLASLQELALVHRAEPPHGVADSAAKHRYYLPVGSLKDVVGIYPAGLGRSYTELVRLQPAFAQRAVQLVTELHRSGVAIHGATTPMEAALALQHWTSSPEALHSILATAPERTTALLARFRNWAMGAVPQAQRKASISAEGSDVGPIDWLLARGLLVPLDAAHVELPHSVGLSLRGGAIIDDFTLSPPVPQLGRTTAALRRNAALSAISETLRLVGELLHAVREQPLATLRSGGVGVREMRRLADLLRIDQQHVGVLLELAALAGLIRLDVDSSCWVQPPQLEWLILPRQEQWLWLVNAWLASERVPSLVGQPISGSRGVPAAHRSASGSTIIALSAEAQRPDAPVVRKRILEILNELTHEAGPADGTAPVLDAAAVLQRAEWAQPRMARRFSSMIRGVLAEAELLGLVGSGALSQLGSALAQDNPDDALAILGEHLPAALNHVLLQADLTAVAPGYLAPELAGKLLLMADAEGQGPATIYRFSANSIKRALDGGYDAAGIMAFLREHSATAVPQPLEYLIEDTASRHGRLRVGAAASFIHSEDEGALQELLSGPKAAGLNLVRIAPTVLVSSAAPRETAQVLRSLGLSPSVDGADEPVVRLRPAPAQPDAQRPVYTAPRTAPAAEEVDAQLAVLRQARPAVGHHGSAVHAGEVGTQLGLEALQRAIRLKQRISMNVVDSMGNANLEIVVPLSVSGGRVRVFDPAKETERVLSIHRIIDIEAAEELRQ; encoded by the coding sequence ATGTCCCTCATTCGCGCGTTGAGCAAGGAGCTGGAGGCACGCAGCGATGATTCTCTGCGGGCGCTGTTCGCTGCGCGGCCGGACCTCATCTCACCCACTGTCCCGGATTTCCCCGCCCTGGCTGCACGGGCCAGTGCCCGGCTCAGCGTCCAGCGTGCCCTGGAACGGCTGAACCGGCCGCAAATGCAGGTCCTTGAGACCCTTCACCTCAGCACCAACACGGACACCGGACACAGCGCATCCGCCGCCCAGCTCCGCAAGCTGATTTCAGGTTCTTCGGCCGCAACCGTTGAACGGCTCCTGGCCTCGCTGCAGGAACTCGCCCTGGTGCACCGCGCCGAACCCCCGCACGGCGTTGCGGACTCTGCCGCGAAGCACCGCTACTACCTCCCCGTCGGTTCGCTGAAGGACGTGGTGGGGATCTACCCGGCAGGGCTGGGCAGGAGCTATACGGAACTGGTCCGCCTCCAGCCGGCCTTCGCGCAGCGCGCGGTGCAACTGGTTACCGAACTGCACCGCAGCGGAGTGGCGATTCATGGCGCCACCACGCCCATGGAGGCCGCACTGGCGCTGCAGCACTGGACATCCTCCCCTGAGGCCCTCCACAGCATCCTTGCCACGGCACCGGAACGGACGACGGCGCTGCTCGCCAGGTTCCGGAACTGGGCCATGGGCGCCGTACCCCAGGCGCAACGAAAGGCCTCCATCAGCGCCGAGGGGTCCGACGTCGGACCCATTGACTGGCTCCTTGCACGGGGCCTCCTGGTGCCGCTCGACGCGGCGCACGTGGAACTGCCGCACAGCGTGGGCCTCTCACTGCGCGGCGGCGCGATCATCGACGACTTCACCCTCTCACCGCCTGTTCCCCAACTCGGCCGGACCACCGCCGCCCTGCGCAGGAACGCAGCACTCAGCGCCATCTCCGAGACGCTGCGGCTCGTGGGCGAACTGCTTCACGCCGTCCGGGAACAGCCCCTGGCCACTTTGCGCAGCGGCGGTGTGGGAGTGCGGGAGATGCGGCGGCTCGCGGACCTGCTGCGGATCGACCAGCAGCACGTCGGAGTCCTGCTGGAGCTGGCCGCGCTGGCCGGCCTCATCCGCCTCGACGTGGACTCTTCATGCTGGGTCCAGCCACCGCAGCTTGAATGGCTCATCCTTCCGCGGCAGGAACAGTGGCTCTGGCTGGTCAATGCCTGGCTTGCCAGCGAGCGCGTGCCCTCGCTGGTGGGCCAGCCCATCAGCGGATCCCGCGGGGTGCCGGCTGCGCACAGGTCAGCCTCCGGCAGCACCATCATCGCCCTTTCCGCCGAGGCGCAGCGGCCTGATGCTCCGGTGGTCCGCAAACGCATCCTCGAGATCCTGAACGAACTGACCCATGAAGCGGGTCCTGCAGACGGCACCGCTCCCGTGCTGGATGCGGCAGCCGTCCTGCAAAGGGCGGAATGGGCCCAGCCCCGCATGGCCAGGCGGTTCAGCTCCATGATCCGCGGAGTGCTGGCGGAGGCTGAACTCCTGGGCCTGGTGGGATCCGGAGCCCTCAGCCAGCTGGGAAGCGCCCTGGCCCAGGACAATCCCGACGACGCCCTGGCCATCCTGGGCGAGCATTTGCCGGCAGCCCTGAACCATGTGCTGCTGCAGGCGGACCTCACGGCGGTGGCCCCCGGCTACCTTGCCCCGGAACTCGCCGGAAAACTTCTGCTGATGGCCGACGCCGAGGGCCAGGGACCCGCCACCATCTACCGGTTCTCTGCGAACTCCATCAAGCGTGCGCTGGATGGCGGGTACGACGCTGCCGGGATCATGGCGTTCCTCCGCGAGCACTCCGCCACCGCGGTGCCCCAGCCCCTCGAATACCTCATTGAGGACACCGCTTCCCGGCACGGACGATTGCGGGTGGGGGCGGCCGCCAGTTTTATCCACAGTGAAGATGAAGGCGCGCTCCAGGAACTCCTCTCCGGGCCCAAGGCTGCCGGGCTGAACCTGGTGAGGATTGCCCCCACCGTCCTGGTTTCCTCCGCGGCTCCGCGCGAAACCGCCCAGGTCCTCCGGAGCCTCGGCCTCTCCCCCTCCGTGGACGGCGCCGACGAGCCTGTTGTCCGACTCCGGCCGGCCCCGGCACAGCCGGACGCCCAGCGCCCCGTCTATACCGCACCACGCACGGCGCCCGCGGCGGAGGAAGTGGACGCCCAGCTGGCCGTCCTGCGGCAGGCGCGTCCCGCCGTCGGACACCATGGATCCGCCGTGCACGCCGGCGAAGTGGGCACCCAGCTGGGGCTGGAGGCACTGCAGCGCGCCATCCGGCTCAAGCAGCGGATCAGCATGAACGTGGTGGACAGCATGGGGAATGCCAACCTGGAGATCGTTGTTCCGCTATCTGTAAGCGGCGGACGCGTCCGGGTCTTTGATCCGGCAAAGGAAACTGAACGGGTGCTGTCCATCCACCGCATTATCGATATTGAGGCTGCAGAGGAACTGCGCCAGTGA
- a CDS encoding cold-shock protein, whose product MPTGKVKWYDKEKGFGFLAGEDGQEVFLPKSSLPEGVTELKAGTRVEFGVADGRKGAQALGLRVLDKTPSIAKAKRPSAKDLAPLVQDLVTVLDNLSGTLSKGKYPEGNKGKAIAAALRKVADELDV is encoded by the coding sequence GTGCCTACCGGCAAGGTCAAGTGGTATGACAAGGAAAAGGGCTTCGGGTTCCTCGCAGGCGAAGACGGCCAGGAGGTCTTCCTGCCCAAATCGTCGCTGCCCGAAGGCGTAACAGAGCTCAAGGCCGGAACCCGGGTGGAATTTGGTGTGGCTGACGGCCGCAAAGGGGCTCAGGCCCTGGGCCTGCGCGTGCTGGACAAGACGCCGTCCATTGCCAAGGCCAAGCGGCCCAGTGCCAAGGACCTCGCTCCGCTGGTCCAGGACCTGGTGACCGTGCTGGACAACCTGTCCGGGACCCTCTCCAAAGGCAAATACCCGGAAGGCAACAAGGGCAAGGCGATTGCTGCTGCCCTGCGTAAGGTTGCCGACGAGCTGGACGTTTAG
- a CDS encoding DUF3027 domain-containing protein — MNSEPEQAAPAAPDQGGRAAESKSGAGVAAAGAKAGARRRAGVPVWRTGKPDAFLAAAVDTARDAVQGITPAATIGRHLGAKSEGDRLVTHLFESRLPGYVGWQWYAVLTRNSRSKVVTVNELGLLPSEESILAPEWVPWAERVRPEDEQDVEQVQEVAAPDEARPGEAAPAADPEGAVPAGGSQGAADQDSPDGEPTEQASGDQPAEDDDGTE, encoded by the coding sequence ATGAATTCGGAACCTGAACAGGCGGCACCGGCTGCGCCGGACCAGGGCGGCCGGGCAGCGGAAAGCAAGTCCGGCGCTGGCGTTGCCGCTGCCGGTGCGAAAGCCGGCGCCAGGCGCCGCGCCGGTGTCCCGGTGTGGCGGACGGGGAAGCCTGACGCGTTCCTGGCCGCGGCCGTGGACACCGCCCGCGACGCGGTGCAGGGCATAACGCCTGCAGCCACCATCGGCCGGCATCTCGGGGCCAAGAGCGAGGGCGACCGGCTGGTGACGCACTTGTTCGAGTCCAGGCTGCCCGGATACGTGGGCTGGCAGTGGTACGCGGTGCTGACCCGGAACTCACGTTCCAAGGTGGTCACGGTTAACGAGCTGGGGCTCCTGCCGTCCGAGGAGTCAATCCTTGCGCCCGAATGGGTGCCCTGGGCGGAGCGCGTCCGGCCGGAAGACGAACAGGATGTCGAGCAGGTTCAGGAGGTTGCCGCCCCGGACGAAGCGCGTCCCGGGGAAGCGGCTCCGGCAGCGGATCCGGAAGGGGCAGTGCCCGCAGGCGGAAGCCAGGGTGCTGCGGACCAGGACTCGCCGGACGGGGAGCCTACGGAGCAAGCTTCTGGGGACCAGCCTGCTGAGGACGACGACGGCACAGAGTAA
- the serC gene encoding phosphoserine transaminase has product MSENSITIPADLLPRDGRFGAGPSKVRQEQIDALAAASKTILGTSHRQAPVKNLVGSVREGLSQFFRAPEGYEVVLGVGGSTAFWDVASFGLVEKKAQHLSFGEFGSKFAAATNKAPFLDSSSIIKSEPGTRPEAQAEAGVDVYAWPQNETSTGVAAPVTRVAGADEGALVLVDATSAAGGLDVDVAQSDVYYFAPQKNFASDGGLWLGLFSPAALERAARIKGSDRWIPDFLDLQTAIDNSRLNQTYNTPSLSTLVTLDAQVQWLNGNGGLDFAAGRTADSAGRIYSWAEASEFATPFVTNPDERSNVIATIDFDDSVDASVVAKVLRANGVVDTEPYRKLGRNQLRIATFVAIEPDDVSALLASIDYVVGELRK; this is encoded by the coding sequence GTGAGCGAAAACAGCATCACTATTCCCGCCGACCTCCTGCCCCGGGACGGACGGTTCGGCGCTGGCCCCTCAAAGGTCCGCCAGGAGCAGATCGATGCACTGGCCGCGGCATCGAAGACCATCCTGGGAACGTCCCACCGGCAGGCACCAGTCAAGAACCTCGTGGGATCGGTGCGGGAAGGCCTGAGCCAGTTCTTCCGGGCTCCGGAGGGCTATGAAGTGGTACTGGGAGTGGGCGGGTCCACCGCGTTCTGGGACGTTGCCAGCTTCGGGCTGGTGGAGAAAAAGGCGCAGCACCTCTCCTTCGGCGAATTTGGTTCCAAGTTCGCGGCCGCCACCAACAAGGCGCCCTTCCTGGATTCGTCGTCGATCATTAAGTCCGAGCCCGGTACCCGCCCGGAGGCGCAAGCTGAAGCCGGAGTGGATGTCTACGCTTGGCCCCAGAACGAGACCTCCACCGGTGTTGCCGCCCCGGTGACGCGCGTGGCCGGGGCCGATGAGGGCGCGCTGGTGCTGGTGGATGCAACGTCGGCAGCAGGCGGCCTGGACGTTGACGTGGCGCAGAGCGACGTCTACTACTTCGCGCCGCAGAAGAACTTCGCCTCGGACGGCGGCCTGTGGCTCGGCCTGTTCTCCCCCGCCGCCCTGGAACGCGCAGCGCGGATCAAGGGCAGCGACCGCTGGATTCCGGACTTCCTGGACCTGCAGACGGCCATCGACAACTCGCGGCTGAACCAGACCTACAACACTCCCTCGCTGTCCACGCTGGTCACCCTGGATGCACAGGTGCAGTGGCTGAATGGGAACGGCGGCCTGGACTTCGCGGCCGGGCGCACGGCCGATTCCGCCGGCCGCATTTACAGCTGGGCTGAGGCCTCGGAGTTCGCCACCCCGTTCGTCACCAACCCGGACGAGCGCTCCAACGTCATCGCCACCATCGACTTCGACGATTCCGTGGACGCATCCGTGGTGGCCAAGGTCCTGCGGGCCAACGGCGTGGTAGACACCGAGCCGTACCGCAAGCTGGGCCGCAACCAGCTGCGCATCGCCACGTTTGTTGCCATCGAGCCGGACGATGTCTCCGCACTGCTGGCAAGCATCGACTACGTGGTGGGCGAACTGCGCAAGTAG
- a CDS encoding metal-dependent transcriptional regulator, with product MTDLIDTTEMYLRTILELEEENIVALRARIAERLRHSGPTVSQTIGRMERDGLVVVSGDRHLELTETGRKRATEVMRKHRLAERLLADVIGLDWAYVHDEACRWEHVMSERVERRIYELLDHPTESPYGNPIPGLAALGGQTSPSFADGAISLLEAMKSYSPASEVTVSRLAEPIQVEPELLVQLDEGGIRPGAGVTLERVGDYISVRVAGIEGALELPPEVAAHVFVAVRQ from the coding sequence ATGACGGATCTGATCGACACTACGGAGATGTACCTCCGGACCATCCTGGAGCTGGAAGAAGAAAACATCGTCGCCCTGCGCGCCCGGATCGCGGAGCGCCTGCGTCATTCCGGGCCCACCGTCTCACAGACCATCGGCCGTATGGAGCGGGACGGCCTGGTGGTGGTCTCCGGCGACAGGCACCTTGAGCTGACCGAGACCGGCCGCAAACGCGCCACCGAAGTGATGCGCAAGCACCGGCTGGCGGAGCGGCTCCTCGCTGACGTGATCGGGCTGGACTGGGCCTATGTCCACGACGAAGCCTGCCGCTGGGAGCACGTTATGAGTGAGCGGGTGGAGCGGCGCATTTACGAACTGCTGGACCATCCCACCGAGTCGCCCTACGGCAACCCCATCCCGGGCCTGGCGGCGCTCGGCGGGCAGACTTCGCCCTCCTTTGCCGATGGGGCCATCAGCCTGCTGGAAGCAATGAAGTCCTACAGTCCGGCCTCGGAAGTGACTGTCAGCCGCCTGGCCGAGCCGATCCAGGTGGAACCCGAGCTGCTGGTCCAGCTCGATGAAGGCGGTATCCGCCCTGGCGCAGGAGTCACCCTCGAACGGGTGGGCGATTACATTTCAGTGCGCGTTGCCGGTATTGAGGGCGCGCTGGAGTTGCCGCCCGAAGTTGCCGCGCACGTCTTTGTAGCCGTCCGCCAGTGA
- a CDS encoding M23 family metallopeptidase: protein MQTPRGRRRAALPSSTPRVVEVTTMERPRDFHRDARRRRGPFRQVTEFASASGIGQKAGIALAATGLVLTVTVPATSPVMATDASGAAPVAASAVTAQPQISAEAGAQIDFSRSAVVTQADPDGKLKQLLSAQSAGAVSRAASAGSLGAPLATLSTASPFGYRVSPITGGSGDFHRGQDYVAQCGTSVLAAATGTVTFVGWHQYGGGNRVVVDHGNGLETTYNHLSSFNVTEGQTVSRGDVVALSGTTGASTGCHLHFEVQVNGEVVDPTGWL from the coding sequence ATGCAGACCCCCAGGGGACGCCGCCGCGCGGCGCTCCCCAGCTCGACGCCGCGGGTTGTCGAGGTCACCACGATGGAACGCCCCCGCGATTTCCACCGTGATGCCCGCCGCCGCCGAGGTCCCTTCCGGCAGGTCACCGAATTCGCGTCGGCCAGTGGAATCGGCCAGAAGGCCGGCATCGCACTCGCTGCCACAGGCCTGGTGCTGACCGTGACCGTTCCGGCCACCAGCCCTGTCATGGCCACCGACGCATCCGGCGCCGCCCCGGTAGCTGCATCCGCGGTGACCGCGCAGCCGCAGATTTCTGCCGAGGCTGGGGCGCAGATCGATTTCAGCCGCTCTGCCGTGGTCACGCAGGCTGATCCGGACGGCAAGCTGAAGCAGCTCCTCAGCGCCCAGTCCGCGGGTGCCGTCTCCCGGGCAGCCTCTGCCGGCAGCCTTGGCGCCCCCCTGGCCACGCTTTCGACTGCCTCACCCTTCGGCTACCGGGTCAGCCCGATTACGGGCGGCTCAGGAGACTTCCACCGCGGCCAGGACTACGTGGCGCAATGCGGGACCTCTGTCCTGGCGGCTGCCACCGGCACCGTGACGTTCGTGGGCTGGCACCAGTACGGCGGCGGAAACCGCGTCGTGGTGGACCATGGCAACGGCCTGGAAACCACGTACAACCACCTTTCGTCCTTCAATGTCACGGAGGGGCAGACCGTCTCCCGCGGAGACGTTGTGGCCTTGAGTGGAACCACCGGCGCCTCCACCGGCTGCCACCTCCACTTCGAGGTGCAGGTCAACGGTGAAGTTGTCGATCCGACCGGCTGGCTGTAG
- a CDS encoding C40 family peptidase: MSKAVSANAGTVGRQAAVIAAASGLILSMGLPANAADTTAGVSASTESGSAQAALAVTAAPTATVSFERPVVKTTAAPKPAPVRAQSTATEGRAAATTAAATESAADKLAETVSSASTSGIAAIAYTGIGRPYVWGGTSPTTGWDCSGFTQWVYAQAGISIPRVNAWTAMTPTSTPQPGDLVMQNGGAHVGIYVGNGMMVSALNPSQGTLLHAVAATGSSAFFTINK; the protein is encoded by the coding sequence GTGTCCAAGGCTGTTAGTGCCAATGCCGGGACAGTAGGTCGCCAGGCTGCCGTTATTGCAGCTGCTTCCGGTCTCATCCTCAGCATGGGCCTCCCTGCGAACGCAGCGGACACCACAGCTGGTGTTTCCGCTTCCACCGAGTCCGGCTCCGCGCAGGCTGCGCTGGCAGTGACCGCCGCACCCACCGCCACCGTCTCCTTCGAGCGCCCTGTGGTGAAGACCACCGCCGCTCCGAAGCCGGCGCCGGTACGTGCCCAGTCCACCGCCACCGAGGGTCGCGCGGCAGCCACCACTGCCGCCGCCACGGAATCCGCAGCCGACAAGCTGGCAGAGACCGTATCCTCCGCCTCCACGTCGGGCATCGCCGCCATCGCCTACACCGGCATCGGCCGTCCGTACGTCTGGGGCGGCACCAGCCCCACCACGGGTTGGGACTGCTCGGGCTTCACCCAGTGGGTCTACGCCCAGGCCGGCATCAGCATTCCCCGGGTCAACGCCTGGACTGCCATGACTCCCACCTCCACCCCGCAGCCGGGTGACCTGGTCATGCAGAACGGCGGAGCGCACGTAGGCATCTACGTTGGCAACGGCATGATGGTCAGCGCACTTAACCCTTCCCAGGGCACGCTGCTCCACGCCGTAGCCGCCACCGGCAGCTCGGCCTTCTTCACCATCAACAAATAG
- a CDS encoding NlpC/P60 family protein, translating to MTTRATARHRAEVTKTSSIAIIAKAVGDNAGGVGRQAAVIAAASGLVLTSGIAANAADSNVQRDSAPASTLEVESAVEAPISAASTIAITFEKPAVTTTPAPVVEEPEPVEVEEAAPAPAVQAAAAPKVTAKVSTASAPAAPAASASGKGAAILSAAYAQLGVMQDCTMLVTNSLAAVGINFHDWPAGYLSLGRTVSAAEAQPGDLIYYADGGAGVAHIAVYAGNGQAVHGGYNGNQTVVFSANVGSGPVFIRVN from the coding sequence ATGACTACTCGTGCTACCGCACGGCACCGTGCCGAGGTCACCAAGACCAGCTCAATCGCCATCATTGCCAAGGCTGTAGGCGACAACGCCGGCGGCGTTGGACGCCAGGCCGCTGTTATCGCTGCGGCTTCCGGTCTGGTCCTGACCAGCGGCATCGCTGCCAACGCTGCTGACTCCAACGTCCAGCGCGACTCGGCTCCGGCTTCCACCCTGGAAGTTGAATCAGCTGTTGAGGCGCCGATTTCGGCTGCTTCCACCATCGCGATCACCTTCGAAAAGCCGGCCGTGACCACCACGCCCGCTCCCGTCGTCGAAGAGCCCGAGCCCGTCGAGGTGGAGGAAGCTGCTCCGGCTCCCGCAGTCCAGGCTGCCGCCGCCCCCAAGGTCACCGCCAAGGTCTCCACCGCGTCGGCTCCCGCCGCTCCTGCCGCATCCGCCAGCGGCAAGGGTGCTGCCATCCTTTCCGCAGCGTACGCCCAGCTGGGCGTCATGCAGGACTGCACCATGCTGGTGACCAACTCCCTCGCGGCCGTGGGCATCAACTTCCACGACTGGCCCGCTGGCTACCTCTCCCTGGGCCGTACCGTCAGCGCTGCCGAAGCGCAGCCCGGCGACCTGATCTACTACGCCGACGGCGGCGCGGGTGTAGCCCACATCGCTGTTTACGCAGGCAACGGCCAGGCGGTTCACGGTGGCTACAACGGCAACCAGACCGTGGTCTTCAGCGCCAACGTTGGCTCCGGCCCGGTTTTCATCCGCGTCAACTAA